The window GAGACCAGGGGGGTCGACTGGATCGAATGGCTCATCCAGATCGCCCTCGCCGCGCTGGGTGTGTCGATGCTGGACCGGGCGAAGGCAGGGCACCGCTGAGCCCGGCGGCCCCACTCGGGCCGCCGCCGGGCTGAGGGCCTCTTCAGGGCTGCCCTAGGGCTCGTACACGTACGGCGTCGTGGTGGTCAGGGCGGTGAAGCCGAGACGTTCGAGGATGGGGCGGCTGCGGCTGGAGGCGTCGACCTGGAGGTAGCGGCAGCCACGGTCGGCGGCGGCACGGGCGCGGTGGGCGACGAGGGCGCGGTAGACGCCACGGCCCCGCCAGCCCTCGAGGGTGCCGCCGCCCCACAGGCCCGCGAACCCCGTCCCGGGCAGCAGCTCCATCCGGGCCGCGCTCACCGGCACGTCACCGGCGAGGGCGACGACGGCGACCAGCGTGTCCGGTTCGGCGGCGAGCCCGGCGAGCAGGCGGTGGCGCAGACGGGAGCCGTCCCTACCGAACACCTGCTCGTGCACGCCGACCAGCAGATCGACACCCGCCTCGTCGGTGACCGTGCGCAGGCGCACGCCCTCGGGCGGCTCGGTACCGAGGTCCAACTCGGCGATCTCGGCGACCATCAGCGTCTCCTGCGGCTCGGCCGCGAAGCCGGCGGCCAGGAGGCGCCGGCCGAGGTCCGCGGGCTGGTCGTGCCCGTACACCTTCCACTCGAAGGCGAGGCCGGACTCGCCGTAGCGGGCTGTCTGCTCGGCGATCGCGGCGTCCGCGGAGGACTCGTCCAGGTCCGACCACAGCACGCCGTTCCAGTCCTGGGCCGAGCCGATCTGGCGCACCACCTTCCCGGCGCGCTCCACGCGTGAGCCGGAACCGTCGGGCCCGGCGCCTTCGCGCAGGTCCCGGTCGTACAGGGCGAGTACCGCAGCGTGATCCATACGCCAACTGGACCAAAGCGCGGACGTCCTCGGCAACAGGTTTTCGGTGCGGGGTCCGCGGCCGTCGGGCCCGCACCGCGGCGGAGGCCCACCGGACACGTGTCCGGTGGGCCTCCGCCGCGGGCGCGGATCCGTCAGCGAAGCGCGGCGGGCCGGAAGCGCCGGTACAGGACCGCTCCGCCGAGCACCAGGGCCGCGCCCGCGGCCATCACCGGCGCGGTCTGGTCCGCGCCGGTGTGGGCGAGCGACACCTGCGTCCGGGGCACGGCCACGGGCCGGGGATGCGTCACGTGCCGCGGCACCGGCTGCGGCAAGGACCGCACGGGCGGCGGAGGCGTCGGGGTGACGTGGTCGCCCGGCGTGTTCGTGGACGTGTTGCCGGAGGCCGGGTTGCCGATGCCCACCACGTTCACGCTGTTGCCGCTGACATTCACCGGAACGTGCACCGGCAACTGGATGGTGTTCCCGGAGACCACCCCGGGGGAGTCGTGCGAGGTGGCCTGTGCCACCGCACCGTCGGTCGTCGGCGTCCGATCCCTCCCGGCGGACGCGTTGGCGCACCGGTTGCCCACCGCGGGGTTGAGAAGCCCCACCACGTCCACGGTGTTCCCGCACACGTTGATCGGAACGTCCACCGGCAGCTGGACGGTGTTTCCGGAGAGCACACCGGGCGAGCCGGCCGCGGCACCCTCCGCCACGGCGCCGCCGTCCGCCGCGAAGGCGGACACCGGCATCGCCATCGCCATCGCGCCGGAGGCGGCGGCCACGGCGATCACACTGTTCCGCGTGACCCGTTTCATAGGTTTCCTGCCTTCCAGACATGGTCGCGGGCGCTCACCCGCACCCCGTAAAACGCTGGTGAAAGGTTCAGGGTTATGGCCTGCCGCCCTTTCACCCCTTCGGGGGGCCTGTTATCGAACGGCGCGCGAAGCCGCCGAGGCGGGGGCGGTGGGCCCTGCGGGCGGTCCCCGTGCGGCGGCCGTGCCCGCCGGGAGGCGGCGGCCGGACGGTCCGCCTAGGGTGAGCCGAGGCCTGTTCCCGGTCCGCGGCGGAACGTTGCTGGAGGCGCCCATGCCGGCCAAGCTGTCGACGCGGCGCGCGGTCCGGCGCGGCGCGTGTGTCGGGGCCGTCACGCTCGTCCTCCTCGGCGCGGGACTGCCCGCGAAGGACGACGGCGGCGCGCCGAGCGGCCTGAGCCGGTTCTACCGCCAGAAGGTGGCTTGGTCGGCGTGCGAGGCGGGCGCCCCGAAGGACATGCAGTGCGGCAGGGTCACCGTTCCCCTCGACTACGCGCACCCCGGCGCGGGCACCCTCGCCCTCGCCCTGGCCCGCTACCGGGCCACCGGCCCCTCCCGGGGCTCGGTGCTGCTCAACTTCGGTGGTCCCGGCGTCGCGGGCGTGTCCCGGCTGACCACCGACGGCAAGCGGTTCCTGGACCTGACCAACGGCTACGACGTGGTCTCCTTCGACCCGCGGGGCGTCGGCCGGTCCTCTCCGGTCGGCTGTGGCCTGGGCACCGACGACCGGGCCACACGGGCGATCGGCGGGAACGGGGACCTCGGCGACCCGAAGGTCGCCCGCGAGAAACTCACGGCCTGGCAGCGAACGGCCGCCGAGTGCGCCCGGCGCTCGGGCCCGGTCCAGGGGCACATGGGCACCGTCGACGCGGCCCGGGACCTGGACGTGATGCGTCAGGCGCTCGGCGACGACCGGCTCGACTACCTGGGCTTCTCCTACGGCACCCGGCTCGGCGCGGTGTACGCGGCGCTGTTCCCCGGCAAGGTCGGCAGGATGGCCCTCGACGGAGTCGACACGCTGACCGAGCCGCCGGCGCGGCAGGGGCTGGTCGCCGCCGAGGCGCAGCAGACGGCGCTCGACCACTTCCTCGACTGGTGTGTGCGGGACATCGCCTGCCCGTGGGGTGACGACCGCCGCGCGGCCGGCGACCAGGTCGTACGGCTCGTCCGCTCGCTCGACGAGAATCCGGTGCCGAACGGGGCCGGCGGGAAGCTGACCGGCCAGGACCTCGCCCGGGCGATCGGGCAGGCGCTCTACAGCAAGCGGTTGTGGCCCTCGCTGGAACGGGCGATCGCCTCCCTGGTGGAGGACGGCGACACACACGGCGTCGAGGCCTTCTCCGCCGGTGGCGGCACCCTGCCGGGACGGCGGAGCGCGCCGCGTCCGGCGGACGGCGGGCTGGTCGGCTCCGGCGAGATCCCGCCGGACAACCAGCCCGCCGCGACCCTGGCGGTCAACTGCGCCGACGATCCCGACCGGCCCGGCGCCGCTCGGCTCACCGCGGACCTCGGCCGGCTGAGCGCGGAGTACCGGCGGGCCTCGCCGGTCTTCGGCCGTGCCCGGCTCAACGAGCTGCTGATGTGCTACGGCCGCCCCAAGGGCACCGACTTCATCCGCGAGAAGGTGAAGAACGTCGACACGGC of the Streptomyces sp. NBC_01788 genome contains:
- a CDS encoding GNAT family N-acetyltransferase is translated as MDHAAVLALYDRDLREGAGPDGSGSRVERAGKVVRQIGSAQDWNGVLWSDLDESSADAAIAEQTARYGESGLAFEWKVYGHDQPADLGRRLLAAGFAAEPQETLMVAEIAELDLGTEPPEGVRLRTVTDEAGVDLLVGVHEQVFGRDGSRLRHRLLAGLAAEPDTLVAVVALAGDVPVSAARMELLPGTGFAGLWGGGTLEGWRGRGVYRALVAHRARAAADRGCRYLQVDASSRSRPILERLGFTALTTTTPYVYEP
- a CDS encoding chaplin family protein, which codes for MKRVTRNSVIAVAAASGAMAMAMPVSAFAADGGAVAEGAAAGSPGVLSGNTVQLPVDVPINVCGNTVDVVGLLNPAVGNRCANASAGRDRTPTTDGAVAQATSHDSPGVVSGNTIQLPVHVPVNVSGNSVNVVGIGNPASGNTSTNTPGDHVTPTPPPPVRSLPQPVPRHVTHPRPVAVPRTQVSLAHTGADQTAPVMAAGAALVLGGAVLYRRFRPAALR
- a CDS encoding alpha/beta hydrolase, whose product is MPAKLSTRRAVRRGACVGAVTLVLLGAGLPAKDDGGAPSGLSRFYRQKVAWSACEAGAPKDMQCGRVTVPLDYAHPGAGTLALALARYRATGPSRGSVLLNFGGPGVAGVSRLTTDGKRFLDLTNGYDVVSFDPRGVGRSSPVGCGLGTDDRATRAIGGNGDLGDPKVAREKLTAWQRTAAECARRSGPVQGHMGTVDAARDLDVMRQALGDDRLDYLGFSYGTRLGAVYAALFPGKVGRMALDGVDTLTEPPARQGLVAAEAQQTALDHFLDWCVRDIACPWGDDRRAAGDQVVRLVRSLDENPVPNGAGGKLTGQDLARAIGQALYSKRLWPSLERAIASLVEDGDTHGVEAFSAGGGTLPGRRSAPRPADGGLVGSGEIPPDNQPAATLAVNCADDPDRPGAARLTADLGRLSAEYRRASPVFGRARLNELLMCYGRPKGTDFIREKVKNVDTARMLLVGTRGDPATPYRWTLETARRLGSSAVVLDNRADGHTGYLSSRCVHRKVNDFLLYGTPPADGSSCGADREPDASG